One window from the genome of Malus domestica chromosome 01, GDT2T_hap1 encodes:
- the LOC103401702 gene encoding bifunctional 3-dehydroquinate dehydratase/shikimate dehydrogenase, chloroplastic-like isoform X2, giving the protein MDSPQNVLLASEGRVGVEDVRRSSTLICAPIMAESVDKMVVDMGNAKALGADLVEIRLDHLKSFNCSEDLKILIKESPLPMLITYRPKWEGGQYDGDEKYRLDALRLAMELGADYIDVELQVAHEFIDSIYGKKPEKFKVIVSSHNYQETPSVEALGNLVARIQATGADIVKIATSAMDITDVARMFHITVHSQVPTIGLVMGERGLISRILCAKFGGYLTFGTLDSGIVSAPGQPTMKDILHLYNFRQIGTDTKVFGIIGKPVSHSKSPILYNEAFKSVGFNGVYVHLLIDDIVNFLHTYSSVDFAGFSVTIPHKEAALKCCDEVDPVAKAIGAINCIIRRPTDGKLFGFNTDYVGAISAIEDGLKGSHNNGSLTVSPLAGRLFVVIGAGGAGKALAYGAKQKGARIAIANRTYDRARELADTIGGDALSLADLDNFHPEDGMILANTTSIGMQPKVDETPISKHALGSYSLVFDAVYTPKMTRLLKEAKEAGATVVSGLEMFIGQAYEQFERFTGLPAPKELFRKVMDGSL; this is encoded by the exons ATGGATTCTCCCCAAAACGTTTTG CTTGCTTCTGAGGGTCGCGTGGGAGTTGAAGACGTGAGGAGGAGTTCGACCCTAATTTGTGCTCCGATAATGGCGGAGTCCGTTGATAAGATGGTGGTTGATATGGGCAATGCCAAAGCCCTTGGTGCTGACCTTGTGGAGATTAGATTGGATCATTTAAAAAGCTTCAATTGCAGTGAAGATCTCAAGATCCTTATTAAAGAATCCCCTTTGCCGATGCTTATCACATACAG ACCAAAGTGGGAAGGTGGTCAGTATGATGGTGATGAAAAATATCGACTGGATGCACTTCGATTAGCAATGGAGCTTGGAGCTGATTACATTGATGTTGAGCTTCAG GTTGCTCATGAATTCATTGATTCCATATATGGGAAGAAGCCTGAAAAGTTTAAAGTTATTGTCTCTTCTCACAACTATCAAGAAACTCCATCAGTTGAGGCTCTTGGAAATCTTGTTGCAAGAATACAAGCCACTGGAGCTGACATAGTTAAGATTGCAACCAGTGCTATGGATATCACTGATGTAGCACGCATGTTTCACATAACAGTACATTCTCAA GTCCCGACAATAGGACTTGTAATGGGTGAGAGGGGGTTGATTTCACGGATCCTTTGCGCAAAATTTGGTGGTTATCTTACTTTTGGTACGCTTGACTCAGGAATAGTTTCAGCTCCTGGTCAACCAACTATGAAGGATATATTACATCTATACAATTTCAGGCAGATAGGGACTGACACAAAAGTGTTTGGCATTATTGGGAAGCCTGTCAGCCACAGCAAATCACCTATATTGTACAATGAAGCATTCAAGTCAGTAGGTTTCAATGGAGTTTATGTACATTTGTTGATAGATGACATTGTAAATTTTCTCCATACTTACTCTTCAGTGGATTTTGCTGGTTTCAG TGTTACAATTCCGCACAAGGAAGCTGCACTTAAGTGTTGTGATGAAGTTGATCCAGTTGCAAAG GCCATAGGAGCTATTAATTGCATTATACGGAGACCAACTGATGGGAAGTTATTTGGGTTCAATACGGACTATGTAGGGGCAATCTCAGCTATTGAAGACGGACTGAAAG GTTCACATAATAATGGCAGTTTAACCGTTTCACCTTTAGCTGGTAGGCTGTTTGTTGTTATTGGGGCTGGAGGTGCTGGAAAGGCACTTGCTTATGGTGCAAAACAGAAGGGCGCAAGGATTGCAATTGCCAATCGCACTTATG aTCGAGCCAGAGAACTTGCAGACACAATTGGAGGAGATGCTTTGTCTCTTGCTGATTTAGATAATTTCCACCCAGAGGATGGGATGATTCTTGCAAATACAACATCTATTGGCATGCAACCAAAAGTTGATGAGACACCCATTTCTAAG CATGCTCTGGGATCTTACTCGTTGGTTTTTGATGCTGTCTACACCCCCAAAATGACCAGACTCTTGAAAGAAGCGAAAGAGGCCGGTGCCACAGTTGTTAGTGGGTTGGAGATGTTCATTGGACAGGCATATGAACAGTTTGAGAGGTTCACTGGGTTGCCTG CCCCAAAGGAACTCTTTCGAAAAGTAATGGACGGTAGCTTGTGA
- the LOC103401702 gene encoding bifunctional 3-dehydroquinate dehydratase/shikimate dehydrogenase, chloroplastic-like isoform X1: protein MDSPQNVLLASEGRVGVEDVRRSSTLICAPIMAESVDKMVVDMGNAKALGADLVEIRLDHLKSFNCSEDLKILIKESPLPMLITYRPKWEGGQYDGDEKYRLDALRLAMELGADYIDVELQVAHEFIDSIYGKKPEKFKVIVSSHNYQETPSVEALGNLVARIQATGADIVKIATSAMDITDVARMFHITVHSQVSSVPTIGLVMGERGLISRILCAKFGGYLTFGTLDSGIVSAPGQPTMKDILHLYNFRQIGTDTKVFGIIGKPVSHSKSPILYNEAFKSVGFNGVYVHLLIDDIVNFLHTYSSVDFAGFSVTIPHKEAALKCCDEVDPVAKAIGAINCIIRRPTDGKLFGFNTDYVGAISAIEDGLKGSHNNGSLTVSPLAGRLFVVIGAGGAGKALAYGAKQKGARIAIANRTYDRARELADTIGGDALSLADLDNFHPEDGMILANTTSIGMQPKVDETPISKHALGSYSLVFDAVYTPKMTRLLKEAKEAGATVVSGLEMFIGQAYEQFERFTGLPAPKELFRKVMDGSL, encoded by the exons ATGGATTCTCCCCAAAACGTTTTG CTTGCTTCTGAGGGTCGCGTGGGAGTTGAAGACGTGAGGAGGAGTTCGACCCTAATTTGTGCTCCGATAATGGCGGAGTCCGTTGATAAGATGGTGGTTGATATGGGCAATGCCAAAGCCCTTGGTGCTGACCTTGTGGAGATTAGATTGGATCATTTAAAAAGCTTCAATTGCAGTGAAGATCTCAAGATCCTTATTAAAGAATCCCCTTTGCCGATGCTTATCACATACAG ACCAAAGTGGGAAGGTGGTCAGTATGATGGTGATGAAAAATATCGACTGGATGCACTTCGATTAGCAATGGAGCTTGGAGCTGATTACATTGATGTTGAGCTTCAG GTTGCTCATGAATTCATTGATTCCATATATGGGAAGAAGCCTGAAAAGTTTAAAGTTATTGTCTCTTCTCACAACTATCAAGAAACTCCATCAGTTGAGGCTCTTGGAAATCTTGTTGCAAGAATACAAGCCACTGGAGCTGACATAGTTAAGATTGCAACCAGTGCTATGGATATCACTGATGTAGCACGCATGTTTCACATAACAGTACATTCTCAAGTAAGCAGT GTCCCGACAATAGGACTTGTAATGGGTGAGAGGGGGTTGATTTCACGGATCCTTTGCGCAAAATTTGGTGGTTATCTTACTTTTGGTACGCTTGACTCAGGAATAGTTTCAGCTCCTGGTCAACCAACTATGAAGGATATATTACATCTATACAATTTCAGGCAGATAGGGACTGACACAAAAGTGTTTGGCATTATTGGGAAGCCTGTCAGCCACAGCAAATCACCTATATTGTACAATGAAGCATTCAAGTCAGTAGGTTTCAATGGAGTTTATGTACATTTGTTGATAGATGACATTGTAAATTTTCTCCATACTTACTCTTCAGTGGATTTTGCTGGTTTCAG TGTTACAATTCCGCACAAGGAAGCTGCACTTAAGTGTTGTGATGAAGTTGATCCAGTTGCAAAG GCCATAGGAGCTATTAATTGCATTATACGGAGACCAACTGATGGGAAGTTATTTGGGTTCAATACGGACTATGTAGGGGCAATCTCAGCTATTGAAGACGGACTGAAAG GTTCACATAATAATGGCAGTTTAACCGTTTCACCTTTAGCTGGTAGGCTGTTTGTTGTTATTGGGGCTGGAGGTGCTGGAAAGGCACTTGCTTATGGTGCAAAACAGAAGGGCGCAAGGATTGCAATTGCCAATCGCACTTATG aTCGAGCCAGAGAACTTGCAGACACAATTGGAGGAGATGCTTTGTCTCTTGCTGATTTAGATAATTTCCACCCAGAGGATGGGATGATTCTTGCAAATACAACATCTATTGGCATGCAACCAAAAGTTGATGAGACACCCATTTCTAAG CATGCTCTGGGATCTTACTCGTTGGTTTTTGATGCTGTCTACACCCCCAAAATGACCAGACTCTTGAAAGAAGCGAAAGAGGCCGGTGCCACAGTTGTTAGTGGGTTGGAGATGTTCATTGGACAGGCATATGAACAGTTTGAGAGGTTCACTGGGTTGCCTG CCCCAAAGGAACTCTTTCGAAAAGTAATGGACGGTAGCTTGTGA